A stretch of the Parabacteroides timonensis genome encodes the following:
- the trxA gene encoding thioredoxin: MALEVTDANFEELVNSGKPMVVDFWAEWCGPCRMVSPIIDELATEYEGKVTIGKMDVDNNNDVVAQFGIRNIPTVLFFKDGKLVDKQVGAAQKPAFVAKIDALL, translated from the coding sequence ATGGCACTAGAAGTTACAGATGCAAATTTTGAGGAGTTGGTAAACTCAGGCAAGCCCATGGTCGTTGATTTTTGGGCAGAATGGTGCGGTCCTTGCCGTATGGTAAGTCCGATCATCGATGAATTGGCCACTGAATATGAAGGCAAAGTTACAATCGGAAAAATGGACGTTGACAACAACAATGACGTAGTTGCTCAGTTCGGTATCCGTAATATCCCGACTGTATTGTTCTTCAAAGACGGAAAGTTGGTAGACAAACAGGTAGGTGCAGCACAGAAACCTGCGTTTGTTGCAAAGATCGACGCACTTTTATAA
- the dnaE gene encoding DNA polymerase III subunit alpha: protein MEPFIHLHVHTQYSLLDGQASIDALIDKAQKDGMNAIAVTDHGNMFGIKEFFNKVSKKNGKPLGAIKDLEKEQKALKGKEELTAEEQARLGEIPALIDAEKKKIFKPIIGCECYCARNGRHNKSLKEDRSGYHLIVLAKNMNGYKNLIKMVSISWTEGFYGRPRIDHELLEKYHEDLIICSACLGGEIPQHIMHGQIDKAEESIKWFKNLFGEDYYLEMQRHETHDPNADCTTYPKQQEVNKVMIELAHKHNVKLIATNDVHFVNAEDAEAHDRLICLSTGKDLDDPTRMRYSKQEWMKTTAEMNTIFADIPEALSNTLEIADKVEFYSIDSGPIMPTFAIPEEFGTEESYREKLSEQELFDEFTRDENGNVVLSEEDAKDKIKKLGGYDKLYRIKLEADYLKKLTYDGARECYGEDLSEEVRERLDFELHIMKTMGFPGYFLIVQDFIKAAREELGVSVGPGRGSAAGSAVAYCLGITKIDPIKYDLLFERFLNPDRISLPDIDTDFDDDGRGEVLRWVTEKYGADRVAHIITYGTMATKSAIKDVARVQKLPLSESNRLAKLVPDKIPDMKKFKLKDAINYVPELREAATGSDPLARDTLKYAQMLEGNVRNTGVHACGVIIGRYDISDVVPVSTAKDKETGEEMLVTQYEGSVIEETGLIKMDFLGLKTLSIIKEAIENIRLTTGHELDIDHISLEDPKTYELYCTGKTTGTFQFESAGMQKYLKELQPSKFEDLIAMNALYRPGPMDYIPDFIDRKHGRKPIEYDIAVMEKYLKDTYGITVYQEQVMLLSRLLANFTRGESDALRKAMGKKLIDKMNHLKSKFMAGGQANGYEAKTLEKIWSDWEKFASYAFNKSHATCYSWVAYQTAFLKANYPSEYMAAVLSRSLSNIVDITKFMDECKAMGIQVLGPDVNESILKFSVDKNKNIRFGLGAVKGVGESAVLNIIEERKKNGPYKNIFDFVERVNLTSCNKKNIESLALAGAFDNFGIQREQFFAETGKGELFLDTLVRYGNKFQMDKSSAANSLFGGDDLLVAITKPEIPVCQRWSDLERLNKEKELVGIYLSAHPLDEYRIVLTYVCNTGMAEINDRESLKGREILLGGIVTDFREGMTKTGKPYGVVKIEDFTGSGEIALFGNNYIEYSKYCKLGMYLLINARVEPRRWNENELDFNIGSIRLLQDEKDKLIEKISITLPIHDLDEPTVNELSVLIKNNPGQSLLYFRVVDGEHNISQNFFSQNIRLNVTGKLVEFLQENENIDFKING from the coding sequence CCAAAAAGAACGGGAAGCCGCTCGGTGCTATCAAAGATCTGGAAAAAGAACAGAAAGCACTCAAAGGGAAAGAAGAACTTACTGCCGAAGAACAGGCACGCCTGGGAGAGATCCCGGCTTTAATAGATGCTGAAAAGAAAAAAATATTCAAACCCATTATAGGCTGCGAATGCTATTGCGCCCGCAACGGCCGGCATAATAAAAGCCTCAAGGAAGACCGTAGCGGTTACCACCTGATCGTATTGGCAAAGAACATGAACGGTTATAAGAACCTGATCAAGATGGTATCTATTTCGTGGACCGAAGGTTTCTACGGACGTCCGCGTATCGACCACGAATTGCTCGAAAAATACCATGAAGATCTGATCATCTGTTCGGCCTGCCTGGGAGGAGAGATTCCACAGCACATCATGCACGGCCAGATCGACAAGGCGGAAGAGTCTATCAAATGGTTTAAAAATCTGTTTGGCGAAGATTATTACCTGGAAATGCAACGGCACGAAACACACGACCCGAATGCCGACTGTACCACCTATCCCAAACAGCAGGAAGTCAACAAGGTAATGATCGAACTCGCACACAAACATAACGTCAAGCTGATCGCCACCAACGACGTCCATTTCGTAAACGCAGAAGACGCCGAGGCACACGACCGCCTGATCTGCCTGAGTACCGGAAAAGACCTCGACGACCCGACCCGTATGCGCTATTCCAAACAGGAATGGATGAAAACGACAGCCGAAATGAATACCATCTTTGCCGATATACCGGAGGCCCTCAGCAACACGCTCGAGATTGCCGACAAAGTGGAGTTCTACTCGATCGACAGCGGCCCTATCATGCCGACCTTCGCTATTCCCGAAGAGTTCGGAACGGAAGAGTCATACCGCGAAAAGTTATCCGAACAGGAGTTGTTCGATGAGTTTACCCGCGATGAGAACGGGAATGTGGTACTGAGCGAAGAAGATGCAAAAGACAAGATAAAGAAACTGGGCGGATACGATAAACTCTACCGTATCAAGTTGGAAGCCGACTATCTGAAGAAACTGACTTACGACGGAGCCAGAGAATGCTATGGTGAAGATCTGTCGGAAGAAGTAAGGGAACGTCTGGATTTCGAGTTGCACATTATGAAGACAATGGGTTTCCCCGGATACTTCCTTATTGTGCAGGACTTTATTAAAGCAGCCCGCGAAGAGCTGGGTGTATCGGTAGGTCCGGGACGTGGTTCGGCTGCCGGTTCGGCAGTGGCTTACTGTCTGGGGATCACCAAGATCGACCCGATCAAGTACGACTTGCTGTTCGAACGTTTCCTGAATCCCGACCGTATCTCCCTCCCCGATATCGATACCGACTTCGATGATGACGGACGCGGCGAGGTGTTGCGCTGGGTAACGGAGAAATACGGAGCCGACCGGGTAGCACATATTATTACGTATGGCACAATGGCAACCAAATCGGCTATCAAGGACGTTGCCCGCGTGCAGAAACTACCGCTTTCCGAATCTAACCGCCTGGCCAAGCTGGTGCCGGATAAGATTCCGGATATGAAGAAGTTTAAGTTGAAAGATGCCATCAATTACGTACCCGAACTGCGCGAAGCGGCCACCGGAAGCGATCCGCTGGCACGCGATACCTTGAAATATGCACAGATGCTGGAAGGTAACGTGCGTAATACGGGTGTACATGCCTGTGGTGTAATTATCGGACGGTATGATATATCCGACGTCGTTCCGGTAAGTACCGCAAAAGATAAAGAAACCGGCGAAGAGATGCTGGTTACCCAATATGAAGGTTCTGTAATCGAGGAAACCGGACTGATCAAGATGGACTTCCTGGGACTGAAAACCTTGTCCATCATCAAAGAAGCCATCGAAAATATCCGTCTGACGACCGGACACGAGCTCGATATCGACCATATCAGCCTGGAAGATCCGAAAACATACGAATTGTATTGCACCGGAAAAACAACCGGGACATTCCAGTTCGAGTCCGCCGGTATGCAAAAGTACCTGAAAGAGCTGCAACCTTCCAAGTTTGAAGACCTGATCGCCATGAATGCCCTGTATCGTCCGGGGCCTATGGATTATATACCCGACTTTATCGACCGTAAGCACGGGCGTAAACCGATCGAGTATGATATCGCCGTCATGGAAAAATACCTGAAAGACACCTACGGCATTACAGTCTATCAGGAACAGGTCATGCTTCTGTCGCGTCTGTTGGCAAACTTCACCCGTGGTGAGAGTGATGCCCTGCGTAAGGCGATGGGTAAGAAGTTGATCGACAAGATGAACCACCTGAAATCGAAGTTTATGGCAGGTGGCCAGGCAAACGGTTATGAAGCGAAGACACTTGAAAAGATCTGGTCCGACTGGGAAAAGTTTGCTTCTTATGCATTCAACAAAAGTCACGCCACCTGCTACTCGTGGGTCGCTTACCAGACCGCATTCCTCAAAGCGAACTATCCGTCCGAATACATGGCAGCCGTACTGAGCCGAAGTTTGTCCAATATCGTGGATATCACGAAGTTTATGGATGAATGTAAAGCGATGGGGATACAGGTATTGGGGCCTGATGTGAACGAATCTATCCTGAAGTTCAGCGTCGATAAAAACAAGAATATTCGTTTCGGACTGGGAGCCGTGAAAGGTGTCGGCGAGTCGGCCGTACTGAATATCATTGAAGAACGGAAGAAAAACGGACCGTATAAGAACATTTTCGACTTTGTTGAACGCGTCAACCTGACATCGTGCAATAAGAAGAACATCGAATCATTGGCTTTGGCGGGTGCATTCGACAACTTCGGCATCCAGCGCGAACAGTTCTTTGCCGAAACAGGCAAAGGTGAACTCTTCCTGGATACGCTGGTACGCTATGGTAATAAGTTCCAGATGGATAAAAGTTCTGCCGCCAACTCTTTATTTGGTGGCGACGATCTATTGGTAGCCATTACCAAACCGGAAATTCCGGTTTGCCAGCGTTGGAGCGACCTGGAACGTTTGAATAAGGAAAAGGAACTGGTAGGTATCTATCTCTCCGCTCACCCGCTGGACGAATATCGCATCGTATTAACCTATGTATGCAATACGGGAATGGCAGAGATCAACGACCGGGAAAGCCTGAAAGGGCGCGAAATACTACTGGGCGGTATCGTTACCGACTTCCGTGAGGGAATGACCAAGACAGGCAAGCCTTATGGAGTGGTTAAAATTGAAGACTTTACCGGCAGTGGGGAGATTGCTTTATTCGGTAACAACTATATAGAATACAGTAAATATTGCAAACTGGGTATGTATCTGCTCATCAATGCCCGCGTAGAGCCCCGACGTTGGAATGAGAATGAACTCGATTTCAATATCGGTTCGATCCGTTTGTTGCAGGATGAAAAAGACAAGCTGATCGAAAAGATCAGTATCACCTTGCCGATCCACGACCTCGACGAGCCTACAGTCAATGAATTATCGGTGTTGATCAAAAACAATCCGGGACAGAGCTTGTTATATTTTAGAGTGGTTGATGGCGAACATAACATTTCACAAAATTTCTTTTCGCAGAATATCCGGCTGAATGTAACCGGTAAGTTAGTGGAATTCCTGCAGGAGAACGAAAATATTGATTTCAAAATTAACGGCTAA